A part of Oncorhynchus gorbuscha isolate QuinsamMale2020 ecotype Even-year linkage group LG09, OgorEven_v1.0, whole genome shotgun sequence genomic DNA contains:
- the LOC124043866 gene encoding cell division cycle-associated protein 7-like isoform X2 has protein sequence MSPSRSRAPQPPSTRMSLRSFRNVPMETSSSSSDDSCDSFGSDGGFANTKSSFREAKKVAERDKVFEASSEEESLTGFENAFSSKMSAMRVDSDSEESLGPRRKGRRSQTLKVAMKFPTRRATQKTTATEPSKQPKKESDSKEGGNFMDKRALNIKENKAMLAKLMAELNKIPGFPRRSSLPMMNTPRRAPRQSLGASGPRRRNPERTSRPHTRSRTLVDGPPSPPPEAEEDKFNLVRRSRYYEEVDEAKAPHRRNYSSGLAIPHVVRPVEDISQMELDLIANNVREKVYNSSTGSTCHQCRQKTIDTKTNCRNPECVGVRGQFCGPCLRNRYGEEVRDALLDPEWECPTCRGICNCSFCRAREGRCATGVLVYLAKYHGYDNAHAYLKSLKKEMDESQ, from the exons ATGAGTCCATCTCGCTCTAGG GCCCCCCAGCCTCCTTCCACCAGGATGAGTTTGCGGAGCTTCCGTAACGTGCCCATGGagacatcctcttcctcctcagatGACAGCTGTGATAGTTTTGGCTCGGACGGTGGCTTTGCCAACACG AAAAGTAGCTTCAGAGAAGCTAAGAAGGTGGCGGAGAGAGACAAGGTGTTTGAGGCTAGCTCGGAGGAAGAGTCTCTCACTGGGTTCGAGAATGCTTTCAGCAGTAAAATGAGTGCCATG AGAGTGGACTCTGACTCGGAGGAGTCGTTGGGGCCTCGGCGGAAGGGCCGTCGGTCCCAGACCCTGAAGGTGGCCATGAAGTTCCCCACCAGGAGGGCCACCCAGAAGACGACTGCAACAGAGCCCTCTAAACAGCCCAAAAAAGAGTCTGACTCCAAGGAGGGAGGCAACTTCATGGACAAGAGAGCGCTTAACATTAAGGAGAACAAAGCAATG CTTGCAAAGCTGATGGCAGAACTCAACAAAATACCTGGCTTCCCCAGAAGATCATCTCTGCCTATGATGAATACG CCTCGCCGTGCCCCCCGCCAGTCTCTGGGAGCCTCGGGACCCCGTAGGAGGAACCCTGAACGCACCTCTCGGCCCCACACTCGCTCCCGCACCCTGGTGGACGGCCCCCCCAGCCCTCCTCCAGAGGCAGAGGAGGACAAGTTCAACCTGGTGCGCAGGAGCCGCTACTATGAGGAGGTGGATGAGGCG AAGGCGCCTCATCGGCGTAACTACAGCTCAGGGTTAGCTATTCCTCATGTGGTGCGGCCTGTGGAGGACATCTCCCAGATGGAGCTGGATCTGATTGCCAACAACGTGCGGGAGAAGGTGTACAACAGCTCCACT GGATCCACTTGCCACCAGTGCCGCCAGAAGACGATCGACACCAAGACCAACTGCCGTAACCCGGAGtgtgtgggggtgaggggtcagtTCTGTGGCCCATGTCTCCGTAACCGCTACGGAGAGGAGGTCCGAGATGCCCTGCTGGATCCT GAGTGGGAGTGTCCGACATGCAGAGGGATCTGCAACTGCAGCTTCTGTAGAGCCAGAGAGGGTCGCTGTGCCACTGGAGTCCTGGTCTACCTGGCTaaataccacgggtatgacaacgCCCATGCCTACTTAAAAAG ccTTAAAAAGGAAATGGACGAGAGCCAGTAA
- the LOC124043866 gene encoding cell division cycle-associated protein 7-like isoform X1 → MSPSRSRQAPQPPSTRMSLRSFRNVPMETSSSSSDDSCDSFGSDGGFANTKSSFREAKKVAERDKVFEASSEEESLTGFENAFSSKMSAMRVDSDSEESLGPRRKGRRSQTLKVAMKFPTRRATQKTTATEPSKQPKKESDSKEGGNFMDKRALNIKENKAMLAKLMAELNKIPGFPRRSSLPMMNTPRRAPRQSLGASGPRRRNPERTSRPHTRSRTLVDGPPSPPPEAEEDKFNLVRRSRYYEEVDEAKAPHRRNYSSGLAIPHVVRPVEDISQMELDLIANNVREKVYNSSTGSTCHQCRQKTIDTKTNCRNPECVGVRGQFCGPCLRNRYGEEVRDALLDPEWECPTCRGICNCSFCRAREGRCATGVLVYLAKYHGYDNAHAYLKSLKKEMDESQ, encoded by the exons ATGAGTCCATCTCGCTCTAGG CAGGCCCCCCAGCCTCCTTCCACCAGGATGAGTTTGCGGAGCTTCCGTAACGTGCCCATGGagacatcctcttcctcctcagatGACAGCTGTGATAGTTTTGGCTCGGACGGTGGCTTTGCCAACACG AAAAGTAGCTTCAGAGAAGCTAAGAAGGTGGCGGAGAGAGACAAGGTGTTTGAGGCTAGCTCGGAGGAAGAGTCTCTCACTGGGTTCGAGAATGCTTTCAGCAGTAAAATGAGTGCCATG AGAGTGGACTCTGACTCGGAGGAGTCGTTGGGGCCTCGGCGGAAGGGCCGTCGGTCCCAGACCCTGAAGGTGGCCATGAAGTTCCCCACCAGGAGGGCCACCCAGAAGACGACTGCAACAGAGCCCTCTAAACAGCCCAAAAAAGAGTCTGACTCCAAGGAGGGAGGCAACTTCATGGACAAGAGAGCGCTTAACATTAAGGAGAACAAAGCAATG CTTGCAAAGCTGATGGCAGAACTCAACAAAATACCTGGCTTCCCCAGAAGATCATCTCTGCCTATGATGAATACG CCTCGCCGTGCCCCCCGCCAGTCTCTGGGAGCCTCGGGACCCCGTAGGAGGAACCCTGAACGCACCTCTCGGCCCCACACTCGCTCCCGCACCCTGGTGGACGGCCCCCCCAGCCCTCCTCCAGAGGCAGAGGAGGACAAGTTCAACCTGGTGCGCAGGAGCCGCTACTATGAGGAGGTGGATGAGGCG AAGGCGCCTCATCGGCGTAACTACAGCTCAGGGTTAGCTATTCCTCATGTGGTGCGGCCTGTGGAGGACATCTCCCAGATGGAGCTGGATCTGATTGCCAACAACGTGCGGGAGAAGGTGTACAACAGCTCCACT GGATCCACTTGCCACCAGTGCCGCCAGAAGACGATCGACACCAAGACCAACTGCCGTAACCCGGAGtgtgtgggggtgaggggtcagtTCTGTGGCCCATGTCTCCGTAACCGCTACGGAGAGGAGGTCCGAGATGCCCTGCTGGATCCT GAGTGGGAGTGTCCGACATGCAGAGGGATCTGCAACTGCAGCTTCTGTAGAGCCAGAGAGGGTCGCTGTGCCACTGGAGTCCTGGTCTACCTGGCTaaataccacgggtatgacaacgCCCATGCCTACTTAAAAAG ccTTAAAAAGGAAATGGACGAGAGCCAGTAA